The Candidatus Dechloromonas phosphoritropha genome includes a region encoding these proteins:
- a CDS encoding HD-GYP domain-containing protein produces MKNSHSSPNASATRYGKPLCSICGATTSARQYHKLADRWICEYCLFESRKQLAGLVDKHPYEDFVESLAAALDLRESETGLHSKRVASHTLILARHHYSDAAILREIYWGSLLHDIGKIGVPDAILLKPGPLSEAEWQVMRLHPEYGSSILEKAPFLSLARQIVLCHEERYDGSGYPQALKAEAIPLPARLFAVIDTLDAMTFDRPYRKALPFDAAKAEILRMSGSQFDPVAVESFLKEEQLLREMTAVDRLDGGRTD; encoded by the coding sequence ATGAAGAATTCGCATTCAAGCCCGAACGCTTCCGCCACCAGGTATGGCAAGCCGCTTTGCTCGATATGCGGGGCCACGACGAGCGCACGGCAATACCACAAGCTGGCAGACCGCTGGATTTGCGAGTACTGCTTGTTTGAATCCCGCAAGCAACTAGCTGGTCTGGTCGACAAGCATCCCTACGAAGATTTTGTCGAATCGCTCGCCGCCGCACTTGACCTTCGAGAGAGCGAAACCGGCTTGCACTCCAAACGAGTAGCCTCGCATACGCTGATCCTCGCACGTCATCATTATTCAGACGCGGCAATACTCCGTGAAATATACTGGGGCAGCCTGCTTCATGACATAGGCAAGATCGGTGTACCCGATGCGATACTTTTGAAGCCAGGGCCGCTGTCGGAAGCGGAATGGCAGGTGATGCGCCTTCATCCTGAATATGGCAGTAGTATTCTGGAGAAAGCTCCCTTCCTTTCTCTTGCCAGGCAGATTGTTCTCTGCCACGAGGAAAGATATGACGGCTCGGGTTATCCGCAAGCGCTGAAGGCAGAAGCCATTCCTTTGCCCGCTCGCTTGTTTGCCGTCATCGACACTCTCGATGCCATGACGTTCGATAGACCTTACCGAAAAGCGCTCCCGTTTGACGCGGCCAAGGCGGAAATCCTCAGGATGTCCGGCAGTCAGTTCGACCCGGTTGCGGTAGAGTCCTTCCTCAAGGAAGAGCAGTTGCTCAGGGAAATGACGGCCGTGGATCGTCTCGACGGAGGGCGGACGGACTGA
- a CDS encoding DUF1049 domain-containing protein, translated as MQLTIIAAIFVAIAGVFFAMQNNIPVTVNFLLWRFDGSLAMVLLLAVAMGATMVALLTTPATLRRQWLVARQKRRIEELERDNELQKAHIAKLEESSGAPGDISASPPPYVGLKQIVMSRQGDPADEEDKPGN; from the coding sequence ATGCAACTGACGATCATCGCCGCTATCTTTGTGGCCATTGCCGGCGTCTTTTTTGCCATGCAGAATAATATTCCCGTGACCGTCAATTTCCTGCTGTGGCGCTTCGACGGTTCGCTTGCCATGGTGCTCTTGCTGGCCGTCGCGATGGGCGCAACCATGGTTGCGTTGCTGACGACACCGGCCACCCTGCGTCGTCAATGGCTGGTGGCGCGCCAGAAGCGGCGCATCGAAGAACTCGAAAGGGATAATGAACTCCAGAAGGCTCACATTGCCAAGCTGGAAGAAAGTTCAGGCGCGCCGGGAGACATTTCCGCATCACCTCCACCCTACGTCGGTCTCAAACAGATCGTGATGTCCAGACAGGGTGATCCAGCGGATGAAGAAGACAAACCTGGCAATTGA
- a CDS encoding sodium:proton antiporter, with the protein MTYPAILIASVFLLAAFGVERLSRVLGLPAVIVLVALGFFAKPLLASFGFALDGLGITVPVVGTIGLILIVLEGALDIQLRRDRIKMAAGAIAMAVAGFVLCVMVFAALAMLALPLTLFQATILAIPFAVISSAIAISSSHFLPDHGKEFVVYESSLSDILGILIFFALVNSDGTIGGIVMSLLGGGALSFLMAVVSSVGLVLVLMRIDGHVRFIPLLAGLFGLYAAGRLLHLSPLIMVLLFGLVLNNPTLITRWRPLRGWMDESYEATLNEFKTLVRELTFAVRGFFFILLGYWTDLSDLASPRAWMAAALVLSVVYSGRIAMLKLSGNELAGSLAWIAPRGLITVLLYLSAKEVLSLPSYLSGTVVLVILISSALVTVAHVNAKVEGTATNGQKAVGP; encoded by the coding sequence ATGACCTATCCCGCGATCCTTATCGCCTCGGTCTTTCTGCTTGCCGCTTTCGGCGTCGAGCGACTTAGTCGCGTACTTGGTCTGCCTGCCGTGATCGTGCTGGTCGCACTCGGGTTCTTCGCCAAGCCCCTGCTGGCCTCCTTTGGGTTCGCACTCGACGGGCTTGGAATCACGGTTCCGGTCGTCGGTACGATAGGGCTGATCTTGATCGTTCTGGAAGGGGCGCTTGACATCCAACTGCGCCGGGATCGCATCAAGATGGCCGCGGGGGCTATCGCAATGGCCGTTGCCGGTTTCGTGCTTTGCGTCATGGTATTCGCCGCCTTGGCTATGCTGGCGCTACCGCTTACTCTCTTCCAGGCGACGATCCTCGCCATACCGTTTGCCGTCATCAGCAGTGCGATCGCCATCTCGAGCAGCCATTTCCTTCCCGACCACGGCAAAGAGTTCGTGGTTTACGAAAGTTCGTTATCTGACATTCTGGGCATCCTCATTTTCTTTGCGCTGGTCAATTCCGATGGCACCATCGGCGGCATCGTGATGAGTTTGCTGGGTGGCGGCGCGCTCTCGTTCTTGATGGCTGTCGTCAGTTCCGTGGGCTTGGTTCTGGTGCTGATGCGCATCGATGGACATGTCCGGTTCATTCCATTGCTCGCAGGGCTATTTGGGCTCTATGCCGCCGGCAGGCTGTTGCACTTGTCCCCGCTCATCATGGTGCTTTTGTTCGGCCTGGTGCTGAACAATCCGACGCTGATCACGCGCTGGCGGCCTCTGCGTGGCTGGATGGACGAAAGCTACGAGGCCACCCTGAATGAATTCAAGACTCTGGTACGGGAACTCACATTCGCGGTGCGCGGTTTCTTTTTCATTCTCCTCGGTTACTGGACCGATCTGTCCGATCTTGCCTCACCCCGCGCCTGGATGGCTGCCGCGCTGGTGTTGAGCGTGGTTTACTCGGGGCGAATTGCCATGTTGAAACTAAGCGGGAATGAATTGGCCGGTTCCCTGGCGTGGATCGCCCCTCGCGGCCTGATAACCGTGTTGCTGTACCTCAGCGCCAAAGAAGTGCTGTCATTACCAAGCTACCTCAGCGGAACGGTTGTTCTGGTCATCTTGATCTCGTCGGCATTGGTTACCGTGGCGCATGTTAATGCCAAGGTTGAAGGCACAGCAACGAATGGACAGAAGGCAGTCGGACCTTAA
- a CDS encoding GGDEF domain-containing protein, translating to MDILKKLLVRGKLLVTWAVAALAIVILGVLRHSTDTEYAFASVTIIPVFFVTWVCGFSHGVAAAALAVIMWAATDVLSYQGPREIQIVYLNGSVRMATYCFVAYLTARIRTLLQREIELASHDALTGLMNRRAFLEAGHSEVGRALRYDHPVAVVFLDLDNFKQLNDSRGHDVGDTALKSVADALRKTLRTTDTVARLGGDEFGVVLPEIDCNAATEASNKIVAAVGTALTTFAPVTASVGVACFEKPDNDFARMLRLADKLMYEVKQDGKGGMRMRSFV from the coding sequence ATGGATATCCTCAAAAAACTCCTGGTGCGCGGGAAACTGCTTGTCACCTGGGCTGTCGCAGCGCTGGCAATCGTAATTCTTGGTGTTCTCCGTCACTCTACCGATACAGAGTATGCTTTTGCCTCTGTTACGATTATCCCGGTCTTTTTCGTAACATGGGTGTGCGGTTTTAGTCACGGGGTAGCTGCAGCCGCGCTGGCTGTCATTATGTGGGCTGCTACTGACGTGCTGTCGTACCAAGGGCCTCGCGAAATTCAGATAGTTTATTTGAACGGCTCTGTCCGGATGGCCACTTATTGTTTCGTCGCCTATTTGACCGCACGGATACGAACGCTGTTGCAACGTGAAATCGAATTGGCATCGCATGACGCCCTTACCGGGCTCATGAACCGGCGCGCTTTTCTCGAAGCCGGGCATTCCGAGGTAGGGCGAGCGCTACGTTATGACCACCCGGTGGCGGTTGTCTTTCTCGATCTGGACAACTTCAAGCAACTGAACGACAGTCGCGGTCATGATGTGGGCGATACGGCACTGAAGTCGGTTGCCGACGCATTGAGGAAAACCCTCCGTACCACCGACACGGTGGCGCGGCTCGGCGGTGACGAGTTTGGCGTTGTCCTGCCTGAAATCGATTGCAATGCGGCAACAGAGGCAAGCAACAAAATTGTGGCGGCCGTGGGGACGGCCCTGACGACCTTTGCACCGGTTACCGCCAGCGTCGGAGTCGCATGTTTTGAAAAGCCGGATAACGATTTCGCGAGAATGCTCAGGCTGGCGGACAAACTGATGTATGAAGTGAAGCAGGATGGCAAAGGTGGCATGCGCATGCGATCATTCGTATGA